One genomic region from Marmota flaviventris isolate mMarFla1 chromosome 6, mMarFla1.hap1, whole genome shotgun sequence encodes:
- the Or2h2 gene encoding olfactory receptor 2H2, producing MLNQSSPVGFLLLGFSEHPGLEKILFVVVLTSYLLTLVGNTLIILLSVLDPRLHSPMYFFLSNLSFLDLCFTTSCVPQMLVNLWGPKKTISFLGCFIQLFIFLSLGTTECILLTVMAFDRYVAVCQPLHYATIIHPRLCLQLAAVAWIIGLVESVIQTPATLHLPFCPHHQVDDFVCEVPALIQLSCGDTTYNEIQMAVASVFILVVPLSLILISYGAITRAVLRINSARGRRKAFGTCSSHLIVVTLFYSSVIAVYLQPKNPYAQKRGKFFGLFYAVGTPSLNPLIYTLRNKEVKRAFRRLLGKEVEPRQN from the coding sequence ATGCTCAACCAAAGCTCCCCAGTGGGATTCCTCCTTCTGGGCTTCTCTGAACACCCAGGGCTAGAAAAGATTCTCTTTGTGGTTGTCTTAACTTCCTACCTCCTCACCCTGGTGGGCAACACACTCATCATCCTGCTGTCAGTGCTGGACCCCAGGCTCCACTCTccaatgtacttcttcctctccaacctctcCTTCTTGGACCTCTGCTTCACCACAAGTTGTGTCCCCCAGATGCTGGTCAACCTCTGGGGCCCCAAGAAGACCATCAGCTTCCTGGGCTGCTTCATCCAGCTGTTCATCTTCCTGTCCCTGGGGACCACTGAATGCATCCTCCTGACAGTGATGGCCTTTGATCGCTATGTGGCTGTCTGCCAGCCCCTCCACTACGCCACCATCATCCACCCCCGCCTGTGCCTGCAGCTGGCAGCTGTTGCCTGGATCATCGGATTGGTGGAGTCAGTAATCCAGACACCAGCCACCCTCCACCTACCCTTCTGTCCCCACCATCAGGTGGATGATTTTGTGTGTGAGGTCCCAGCTTTAATTCAGCTCTCCTGTGGGGACACCACCTACAATGAGATCCAGATGGCTGTAGCCAGTGTCTTCATTTTGGTTGTGCCACTCAGCCTCATCCTTATCTCTTATGGTGCCATTACCCGGGCAGTGTTGAGGATTAACTCTGCAAGGGGCAGGAGGAAAGCTTTTGGGacctgctcctcccacctcatTGTGGTTACCCTCTTCTACAGCTCAGTCATTGCTGTCTACCTCCAGCCCAAAAATCCCTATGCCCAAAAGAGGGGCAAGTTCTTTGGCCTCTTCTATGCAGTGGGTACTCCTTCACTTAACCCACTCATATACACTCTGAGGAACAAGGAGGTAAAGAGGGCATTCAGGAGGTTGCTGGGGAAGGAAGTGGAGCCCAGACAAAACTGA